One Nesterenkonia populi DNA window includes the following coding sequences:
- a CDS encoding DUF2200 family protein, translating to MGSRGKCNPRHASCAFPEYGRAGRQGRSSPLEEGTMREIRCLDKLIDELAEGRGTEKIL from the coding sequence ATGGGAAGCAGGGGCAAATGCAACCCTAGGCACGCTTCCTGCGCATTTCCCGAGTATGGCCGTGCCGGCCGTCAAGGCAGATCGTCACCCCTCGAGGAGGGCACAATGCGGGAAATCCGCTGCCTGGACAAGCTCATCGACGAGCTGGCCGAAGGCAGAGGGACGGAGAAGATTCTGTGA
- a CDS encoding S8 family serine peptidase produces the protein MARYVVTFDTSDAAVLQQDAPGLLSSEGFSAETYFSRLGIGVVESDPEQMTRFSSRCREQNRPMSFTPELTYYAISEPPGGTYADTSELTWGLQAIGIASAQEQGRAGAGVRAAVLDTGFAADHADFASRSVTTASFVDGQGPEDAHGHGTHCVGTACGPWAPPGGPGYGVAAESEIYAGKVLGDDGSGSDTSILAGIEWALEHDCQIISMSLGADVREVHPPYVAAGRRALERGSLIIAAAGNNARRSAGDCGFVGSPANSPHIIAVGAVDSQLRTADFSARSLQDEGGEVNLAAPGGGCALLLAEREAHHQWDIDGSPACLRRGSPHLRGHWGSRRTAVAGTGSQCRTAGGRSPRGRGGWALPHPGLPSAERRKLRADHGREGMGHHREG, from the coding sequence ATGGCGCGCTATGTCGTGACGTTCGATACTTCCGATGCTGCAGTACTGCAGCAGGACGCTCCGGGGCTGCTCAGCTCCGAAGGCTTCTCCGCCGAAACCTACTTCTCGCGCCTGGGCATCGGCGTCGTGGAGAGCGATCCGGAGCAGATGACCCGATTCAGCAGCCGGTGCCGGGAGCAGAATCGGCCGATGAGCTTCACCCCGGAGCTGACCTACTACGCGATCTCAGAACCTCCGGGAGGCACCTACGCCGACACCTCTGAGCTGACCTGGGGCCTGCAGGCCATCGGCATTGCTTCCGCCCAGGAGCAGGGGCGTGCCGGCGCTGGGGTGCGGGCAGCGGTGCTGGACACCGGCTTCGCCGCCGACCACGCGGACTTCGCCTCCCGCAGCGTGACCACGGCGTCCTTCGTCGACGGGCAGGGCCCGGAGGACGCCCACGGCCACGGCACTCACTGCGTCGGCACCGCCTGCGGCCCCTGGGCCCCGCCGGGCGGTCCAGGGTATGGGGTGGCCGCTGAATCTGAGATCTACGCGGGCAAAGTCCTGGGCGACGACGGCTCCGGCTCGGACACTTCCATCCTTGCGGGCATCGAATGGGCGCTTGAGCACGACTGTCAGATCATCTCCATGTCCCTGGGTGCCGACGTGCGTGAGGTCCACCCGCCCTATGTGGCCGCCGGTCGCCGTGCCCTGGAGCGCGGATCGCTGATCATCGCTGCCGCAGGCAACAACGCCCGCCGCAGCGCTGGTGACTGCGGCTTCGTCGGATCACCGGCGAACAGCCCCCACATCATCGCCGTGGGAGCCGTGGACTCGCAGCTGCGGACTGCCGACTTCTCCGCCCGCTCCCTGCAGGATGAGGGCGGGGAGGTGAACCTGGCCGCACCGGGGGGTGGATGTGCTCTCCTCCTGGCCGAGCGGGAGGCACACCACCAGTGGGACATCGATGGCAGCCCCGCATGTCTCAGGCGTGGCAGCCCTCATCTGCGAGGCCACTGGGGCTCGCGGCGAACAGCTGTGGCAGGAACTGGTTCGCAATGCCGCACCGCTGGAGGACGAAGCCCCCGAGGACGTGGGGGCTGGGCTCTCCCGCATCCCGGACTTCCTTCAGCTGAGCGGCGGAAGCTGAGAGCCGACCATGGCCGAGAAGGAATGGGTCATCACCGTGAAGGATGA
- a CDS encoding YoaK family protein, which yields MAERLTRGQLGLACGITAAAGFVDGVGFIHLGGYFVSFMSGNSTRAAADLASGDLLGWVRALGLVLAFVFGVVLASLVSHRMESTTIQEATAIRPQLRAIWLSAAVLALAAVCGSLYLLGAGDGWWFAVAPLIALAMGAVNATFTRGGEVSVGLTYMTGALVKAAQHFAALLRGSPNTVWLRYAALWSAIAVGSAAGAVCYLTWDLWSLWIAVLGLLACAATIRLRRPGQA from the coding sequence GTGGCTGAGCGACTGACGCGCGGCCAGCTGGGCCTTGCCTGCGGGATCACCGCCGCGGCCGGCTTCGTGGACGGGGTGGGGTTCATCCACCTCGGCGGCTACTTCGTCTCGTTCATGTCCGGGAACTCAACCCGGGCCGCGGCTGATCTGGCCTCCGGGGACCTCCTGGGGTGGGTGCGTGCTCTCGGGCTGGTGCTCGCCTTCGTGTTCGGCGTGGTGCTGGCGTCGTTGGTCTCGCACCGCATGGAGAGCACCACCATCCAGGAGGCGACGGCGATCCGTCCGCAGCTGCGTGCGATCTGGCTCTCCGCTGCGGTGCTCGCGCTGGCTGCGGTGTGCGGCAGCCTGTACCTGCTGGGAGCGGGGGACGGGTGGTGGTTCGCGGTGGCGCCGCTGATCGCCCTGGCGATGGGCGCGGTGAACGCGACCTTCACCCGCGGGGGCGAGGTGAGCGTGGGACTGACGTACATGACGGGCGCCCTGGTGAAGGCGGCCCAGCATTTCGCGGCCCTGCTGCGCGGCAGCCCGAACACGGTGTGGCTGCGCTACGCCGCTCTCTGGTCAGCGATCGCGGTCGGCTCAGCGGCCGGCGCCGTGTGCTACCTGACCTGGGATCTCTGGTCCCTGTGGATCGCCGTCCTGGGTCTGCTGGCCTGCGCCGCGACCATCCGCCTCCGCCGCCCCGGCCAGGCCTGA
- the glpX gene encoding class II fructose-bisphosphatase: MSDHDDETTGDHDYSHLSSRLAVGDDEPDRNLALELVRVTEAASIAGGAWVGRGDKNAADGAAVDAMRSLLDTVNLNGVVVIGEGEKDEAPMLYNGEQVGNGIGAEADVAVDPIDGTRLTALGYDNALAVLAVAERGSMFDPSAVFYMEKLVTGPEAADLVDLRLPVKQNLHLIAKATGKRIDQLNVCVLDRPRHSKLVEEIRDAGARTRFIMDGDVAGAIAAAREGTGVDVLMGTGGTPEGIVTACAIKATGGVIQGRLAPKDEEERQKAAEAGHDVSKILTTDELVTSDNCYFAATGITDGDLLRGVRYQGDKVYTQSLVMRSKSGTVRTVEAEHQARKWESYTAR, encoded by the coding sequence ATGAGCGACCACGACGACGAGACCACCGGCGACCACGACTACTCCCACCTCAGCTCCCGGCTGGCGGTCGGAGACGATGAGCCCGACCGCAACCTCGCCCTCGAGCTCGTCCGGGTCACCGAGGCCGCCTCCATCGCCGGCGGCGCCTGGGTCGGCCGCGGGGACAAGAACGCCGCCGACGGCGCAGCGGTCGACGCCATGCGCTCCCTGCTGGACACCGTCAACCTCAACGGCGTGGTCGTCATCGGTGAGGGGGAGAAGGACGAGGCCCCCATGCTCTACAACGGCGAGCAGGTCGGCAACGGCATCGGCGCCGAGGCCGACGTCGCCGTCGACCCCATCGACGGCACCCGCCTGACGGCGCTGGGCTATGACAATGCGCTCGCGGTCCTCGCGGTGGCTGAGCGCGGCTCCATGTTCGACCCCTCCGCGGTGTTCTATATGGAGAAGCTGGTGACCGGTCCGGAGGCCGCTGATCTGGTGGATCTGCGTCTGCCGGTGAAGCAGAACCTGCACCTGATCGCGAAGGCCACAGGCAAGCGGATCGATCAGCTCAACGTGTGTGTGCTGGACCGTCCCCGCCATTCCAAGCTGGTGGAGGAGATCCGCGACGCCGGCGCACGCACTCGCTTCATCATGGACGGCGATGTCGCCGGCGCGATCGCCGCAGCCCGTGAGGGCACTGGGGTGGATGTGCTGATGGGCACCGGGGGCACCCCGGAGGGCATCGTCACCGCCTGCGCGATCAAGGCTACCGGCGGCGTGATTCAGGGACGGCTGGCGCCCAAGGACGAGGAGGAGCGGCAGAAGGCCGCCGAGGCCGGCCACGATGTGTCCAAGATTCTGACCACCGATGAGCTGGTCACCAGCGACAACTGCTACTTCGCGGCCACCGGCATCACTGACGGTGATCTGCTGCGCGGGGTGCGCTACCAGGGTGACAAGGTCTATACCCAGTCGTTGGTGATGCGTTCGAAGTCCGGCACGGTCCGGACCGTGGAGGCTGAGCATCAGGCCCGCAAGTGGGAGTCCTACACCGCCCGCTGA
- a CDS encoding DUF4245 domain-containing protein yields MTDRPEQTPQSSDEPSTAPEQQPQQAQEELPTPQLTESQHRRLTTPMFGMLMTMGVLVLLMGGFYFLSPEPDYTYIPDEDVRSEAAALHAADVTGYAPLAPHVPEDWTANYARWEARPEHGVDVWEAGYTTTAMSFVGFAQTDDPQPSWLSEEIDHSPSAGEQTAAGMTFEVYEDGDDRQHWVLTEEQNTIDGTTVVIGGDAQDEEFAAAVEAVVDALGEEPEDA; encoded by the coding sequence GTGACAGATCGACCCGAGCAGACCCCTCAGAGCAGCGATGAGCCCAGCACCGCACCCGAGCAGCAGCCCCAGCAGGCGCAGGAGGAGCTGCCGACGCCGCAGCTGACCGAGTCCCAGCACCGGCGGCTGACCACCCCGATGTTCGGGATGCTGATGACCATGGGCGTTCTGGTGCTGCTGATGGGCGGATTCTACTTCCTCAGCCCGGAGCCGGACTACACCTACATCCCGGACGAGGATGTCCGCAGTGAGGCTGCCGCCCTGCACGCCGCCGATGTCACCGGCTACGCCCCGCTGGCCCCCCATGTCCCGGAGGACTGGACGGCCAACTACGCCCGCTGGGAGGCCCGGCCTGAGCATGGAGTGGACGTGTGGGAGGCGGGCTACACCACCACGGCCATGAGCTTTGTGGGGTTTGCCCAGACTGACGACCCGCAGCCGTCCTGGCTGTCCGAGGAGATCGACCATTCCCCCTCTGCGGGCGAGCAGACCGCCGCAGGGATGACCTTCGAGGTGTACGAGGACGGCGACGATCGCCAGCACTGGGTCCTCACCGAGGAGCAGAACACCATCGACGGCACCACCGTGGTCATCGGCGGCGACGCCCAGGACGAGGAGTTCGCCGCCGCAGTCGAGGCGGTCGTCGATGCTCTCGGAGAGGAGCCTGAGGATGCCTGA
- a CDS encoding carbonic anhydrase, producing MPENQPAPAEAWQKLQEGNARFVSGAVAHPNQNAARRSSLTESQNPMAVIFGCSDSRLAAEIIFDVGLGDVFVVRTAGQVIDDAVMGSLEFSVDVLNVPLIVVLGHDSCGAVAATVRSAETGEFPEGYVRDLVERITPSIVAAQQAGAMSVNEAVEEHVKQTVRRMTGRSRVLHEAVESGKTAVVGVTYRLAEGRADLVTRLGQL from the coding sequence ATGCCTGAGAACCAGCCGGCCCCCGCTGAGGCGTGGCAGAAGCTGCAGGAAGGCAATGCCCGGTTCGTCTCCGGGGCGGTCGCCCACCCCAACCAGAACGCGGCCCGGCGCTCCTCCCTCACCGAGTCGCAGAACCCGATGGCGGTGATCTTCGGATGCTCGGACTCGCGGCTGGCCGCCGAGATCATCTTCGACGTCGGGCTCGGCGATGTGTTCGTGGTCCGCACTGCCGGGCAGGTCATCGACGATGCCGTGATGGGGTCCCTGGAGTTCAGCGTGGATGTTCTCAACGTGCCGCTGATCGTGGTGCTCGGCCACGACTCCTGCGGGGCGGTCGCAGCGACTGTGAGGTCGGCTGAGACCGGCGAGTTCCCCGAAGGCTACGTCCGTGACCTCGTGGAGCGCATCACCCCCTCCATCGTCGCCGCTCAGCAGGCCGGGGCCATGAGCGTCAACGAGGCCGTGGAGGAGCACGTCAAGCAGACCGTGCGCCGGATGACAGGCCGCTCCAGGGTGCTGCACGAGGCAGTGGAGTCCGGGAAGACAGCCGTCGTCGGCGTCACCTACCGGCTGGCGGAGGGCCGGGCTGACCTGGTGACCCGGCTCGGGCAGCTGTAG
- a CDS encoding acyl-CoA thioesterase, which yields MADQLDTPRYPSEDGINFHTRKWVKPEDLNPNGTLFGGSLLRWIDEEAAIYAILQLGNERVVTKFMSEISFEASARQGDLIEMGLLAISFGRTSLTMRCVVRNMVTRKKILTIEKLVFVNIGAEGSPAPHGYTDITYDRDRMPQHRLGE from the coding sequence ATGGCAGACCAGCTCGACACCCCCCGGTACCCATCAGAAGACGGCATCAACTTCCATACCCGCAAATGGGTGAAGCCGGAGGACCTGAACCCCAACGGGACGCTCTTCGGCGGCAGCCTGCTGCGGTGGATCGATGAGGAGGCCGCGATCTACGCGATCCTGCAGCTGGGCAACGAGCGGGTCGTCACCAAATTCATGTCCGAGATCAGCTTCGAGGCCTCGGCCCGCCAGGGCGACCTCATCGAGATGGGTCTGCTGGCCATCAGCTTCGGCCGCACCTCCCTGACCATGCGCTGCGTGGTGCGGAACATGGTGACGCGGAAGAAGATCCTGACCATCGAGAAGCTGGTGTTCGTCAACATCGGCGCCGAGGGCAGCCCGGCCCCGCACGGCTACACCGACATCACCTATGACCGCGACCGGATGCCCCAGCACCGCTTGGGGGAGTGA
- a CDS encoding prepilin peptidase has protein sequence MIEQIGDLLSSGGADSAAGGVLIALCGLFAVCAVRLSVIDLREHRLPNRIIYPWTAATLALLAAAAVLTGDAVALLRAIMGAVLWSAGFLSVRLIHSPALGMGDVKLAAVLGLHAGLPGWSTLILAVTATFLIGGLVALVLLAAGRAGRGSRIPFGPFMLGGTGLALLLG, from the coding sequence GTGATCGAACAGATTGGGGATCTTCTGAGCTCCGGGGGCGCAGACTCCGCCGCGGGCGGAGTGCTGATCGCGCTGTGCGGCCTCTTCGCCGTCTGCGCGGTGCGGCTGAGCGTCATCGACCTGCGGGAGCACAGGCTGCCCAACCGGATCATCTACCCGTGGACGGCGGCCACCCTGGCGCTCCTGGCGGCCGCGGCGGTGCTCACCGGCGACGCCGTCGCCCTCCTCCGGGCCATTATGGGGGCAGTGCTGTGGTCGGCCGGGTTCCTGTCGGTGCGGCTCATCCACTCCCCCGCTCTGGGCATGGGGGATGTGAAGCTGGCGGCGGTGCTCGGCCTGCATGCGGGGCTCCCCGGCTGGAGCACGCTGATCCTCGCTGTGACCGCGACGTTCCTCATCGGGGGGCTGGTGGCCCTGGTGCTGCTTGCCGCCGGCCGCGCCGGCCGCGGCTCCCGCATCCCCTTCGGGCCGTTCATGCTGGGCGGCACAGGCCTGGCCCTGCTACTAGGGTGA
- a CDS encoding NUDIX hydrolase, translating into MATPEFIKDLRRDIGHKELLLPGVTAVVVRRNDDDGAALPTPEVLLVRRADDGNWTATSGIMEPDEDPATTAVREVEEETGVVARPVRVTGVSNHGRVTYPNGDQCCFVDIAFEMEYVSGIPTIGDDESLDIGWFSAEALPEPFLDRHRPRIEWALDSGAPARL; encoded by the coding sequence GTGGCTACCCCGGAATTCATCAAAGATCTCCGCCGAGACATCGGGCACAAGGAGCTGCTCCTGCCCGGTGTGACAGCCGTCGTCGTGCGGCGCAATGACGACGACGGGGCAGCTCTTCCCACCCCCGAGGTGCTGCTGGTCAGGCGCGCCGACGACGGCAACTGGACCGCCACCTCGGGCATCATGGAGCCCGATGAGGATCCGGCGACGACTGCGGTCCGGGAAGTCGAGGAGGAGACCGGCGTTGTCGCACGCCCGGTTCGAGTGACAGGCGTCTCCAACCATGGCCGCGTCACCTATCCCAACGGGGATCAGTGCTGCTTCGTCGACATCGCCTTCGAGATGGAATACGTCTCCGGGATCCCAACGATCGGCGACGACGAGTCCCTCGACATCGGATGGTTCTCGGCAGAGGCACTCCCTGAGCCGTTCCTCGACCGCCACCGTCCCCGTATCGAATGGGCGCTGGACAGCGGAGCGCCCGCCAGGCTGTGA
- a CDS encoding class II fumarate hydratase codes for MADTAPAANGETQYRIEKDTMGEVKVPAHALYRAQTQRALENFPISGRTLERAHIEALARVKKAAAKANAELGVLDEELAEAIVVAAEKVESGELDEHFPVDVFQTGSGTSSNMNTNEVLSSLANQHLEAKGSEKSVHPNDHVNASQSSNDVFPTSVHVAVTAALVTDLKPALAYLAEHLEAKAEEFKDVVKSGRTHLMDATPVTLGQEFSGYAAQVRYGIERIDAALPRVAEVPLGGTAVGTGINTPLGFAEKAIRNLAEDSGLPITEARDHFEAQANRDGLVEASGQLRTIAYSFMKINNDLRWMGSGPNTGLGELAIPDLQPGSSIMPGKVNPVICESAIQVSAQVIGNDTTVALSSTNGAFELNVGIPVMAANVLESIRLLTNTSRVMADKMIRGLAANEERAAFLAGASPSVVTPLNKHIGYEAAADIAKHAVKNKVTVREAVLELGYVERGELTEEQLDAALDVKKMTQPG; via the coding sequence ATGGCTGATACAGCGCCCGCGGCAAACGGCGAGACGCAGTACCGGATCGAGAAGGACACCATGGGCGAGGTGAAGGTGCCAGCCCACGCCCTCTACCGGGCCCAGACCCAGCGCGCCCTGGAGAACTTCCCCATTTCCGGGCGCACCCTGGAGCGAGCCCACATCGAGGCGCTCGCCCGGGTGAAGAAGGCCGCGGCCAAGGCCAATGCCGAGCTCGGCGTGCTCGACGAGGAGCTCGCCGAGGCGATCGTGGTCGCCGCCGAGAAGGTCGAGTCCGGTGAGCTGGACGAGCACTTCCCCGTGGACGTGTTCCAGACCGGATCCGGCACCTCCTCCAACATGAACACCAACGAGGTGCTCTCCTCTCTGGCCAACCAGCACCTGGAGGCCAAGGGCTCGGAGAAGTCCGTGCACCCCAACGACCACGTCAACGCCTCCCAGTCCTCCAACGACGTGTTCCCCACCTCGGTGCACGTGGCGGTGACCGCGGCGCTGGTCACCGACCTCAAGCCGGCCCTGGCCTACTTGGCCGAGCACCTGGAGGCCAAGGCTGAGGAGTTCAAGGACGTGGTGAAGTCCGGGCGCACCCACCTGATGGACGCCACCCCGGTCACTCTCGGACAGGAGTTCTCCGGCTACGCCGCCCAGGTCCGCTACGGGATTGAGCGGATCGACGCTGCCCTGCCCCGCGTGGCTGAGGTTCCGCTCGGCGGCACCGCGGTGGGCACCGGCATCAATACCCCGCTGGGCTTCGCGGAGAAGGCCATCAGGAACCTCGCCGAGGACTCCGGCCTGCCCATCACCGAGGCCCGCGACCACTTCGAGGCCCAGGCCAACCGCGACGGCCTGGTGGAAGCCTCCGGCCAGCTGCGGACTATCGCCTACAGCTTCATGAAGATCAACAACGACCTGCGCTGGATGGGCTCCGGCCCGAACACCGGCCTCGGCGAGCTCGCCATCCCGGACCTGCAGCCCGGCTCATCCATCATGCCCGGCAAGGTGAACCCGGTGATCTGCGAATCCGCCATCCAGGTCTCCGCCCAGGTCATCGGCAACGACACCACCGTCGCACTGTCCTCCACCAACGGTGCCTTCGAGCTGAACGTCGGCATCCCGGTGATGGCCGCGAACGTGCTGGAGTCCATCCGTCTGCTGACCAACACCTCCCGGGTGATGGCCGACAAGATGATCAGGGGCCTGGCCGCCAACGAGGAGCGCGCAGCCTTCCTGGCCGGCGCCTCGCCCTCCGTGGTCACCCCGCTGAACAAGCACATCGGCTACGAGGCGGCTGCTGATATCGCCAAGCACGCGGTGAAGAACAAGGTCACCGTCCGCGAGGCCGTCCTGGAGCTGGGCTACGTCGAGCGCGGCGAGCTCACCGAGGAGCAGCTCGACGCCGCACTCGACGTCAAGAAGATGACTCAGCCCGGCTGA
- a CDS encoding rhomboid family intramembrane serine protease — protein MSLHLNPGAPEPEPQRSLSAELKDSAVRTFLPVLLPLAVMWLLWLVNMWSGNWLNITLRLTPRSIEGLSGILFMPVLHGSFSHLLGNTFSWLVLGGMVSLLTRRFTVVMSGVWLISGIILWMIGTPWVLRPDGSSWGGHVGASGVIYGFAAFLIVYGLVTRRLVAILFAVFVIFFYGLSMLMGMMPVTSGFRVSWTGHLSGAIAGIVVAWVLTRRVREERRSRPSRSPDSEDQPPPWF, from the coding sequence ATGAGCCTGCACCTGAACCCCGGCGCCCCCGAGCCTGAGCCGCAGCGCTCCCTGAGCGCGGAGCTGAAGGACTCTGCGGTGCGCACCTTCCTTCCGGTACTGCTGCCGCTGGCGGTGATGTGGCTGCTGTGGCTGGTGAACATGTGGAGCGGGAACTGGCTGAACATCACGCTGCGGCTGACCCCGCGCAGCATCGAGGGGCTGAGCGGGATCCTGTTCATGCCGGTGCTGCACGGCAGCTTCAGCCACCTGCTGGGGAACACGTTCTCCTGGCTGGTGCTGGGCGGGATGGTGTCTCTGCTGACCCGTCGGTTCACGGTGGTGATGTCTGGGGTCTGGCTGATCTCCGGAATCATCCTGTGGATGATCGGCACCCCCTGGGTGCTGCGCCCGGACGGCTCCTCCTGGGGCGGGCATGTGGGCGCCTCCGGGGTGATCTACGGGTTCGCCGCGTTCCTGATCGTATACGGGCTCGTCACGCGGCGGCTGGTGGCGATCCTGTTCGCCGTGTTCGTGATCTTCTTCTACGGGCTGTCGATGCTGATGGGCATGATGCCGGTGACCTCCGGGTTCCGGGTCTCCTGGACCGGGCACCTGTCCGGGGCGATCGCGGGGATCGTCGTGGCCTGGGTCCTCACCAGGCGGGTGCGGGAGGAGCGACGCAGCCGCCCCTCCCGCAGTCCTGACTCGGAGGACCAGCCTCCGCCGTGGTTCTGA
- a CDS encoding PhoH family protein, translating into METAVSQEVAQKSFVLDTSVLLSDPKAVLRFAEHEVIIPIVVISELEKKRHDSELGYCARSALRLLDELRTTHGALNQPIPLNDEGGHLIVELNHISQEVLPAGFRGADNDARILAVAKSFADEGRAVTVVSKDLPMRVKASAMGLDADEYRNEWVADSGWTGIAEVTAVDDQVAELYDGERVELDEAEELPTNTGLVIQSGQGSALGRVKQDASSKKYVQVARGDREVFGLHGRSAEQRLAIDMLMDREIGIVSMGGRAGTGKSALALCAGLEAVLERGEHRRIVVFRPLYAVGGQDLGYLPGTEAEKMNPWGQAVYDTLSALVSENVLEEVMARGLLEVLPLTHIRGRSLHDAWVIVDEAQSLEKNVLLTVMSRMGQNSKIVLTHDVAQRDNLRVGRHDGIAAVVEILKGNPLFGHITLTRSERSRIAALVTELLEEG; encoded by the coding sequence CTGGAGACGGCGGTCTCGCAGGAGGTCGCGCAGAAGTCCTTTGTGCTCGACACCTCCGTGCTGCTCTCCGACCCGAAGGCGGTGCTCCGCTTCGCCGAGCACGAGGTGATCATCCCGATCGTGGTGATCTCTGAGCTGGAGAAGAAGCGCCACGACTCCGAGCTGGGCTACTGCGCCCGGTCCGCCCTGCGCCTGCTCGACGAGCTGCGCACCACCCATGGTGCCCTGAACCAGCCGATCCCGCTCAACGATGAGGGCGGGCACCTGATCGTCGAGCTCAACCACATCAGCCAGGAGGTGCTGCCGGCCGGGTTCCGGGGCGCGGACAACGATGCTCGCATCCTGGCCGTCGCCAAGTCCTTCGCGGATGAGGGGCGTGCCGTCACCGTGGTCTCCAAAGACCTGCCGATGCGGGTCAAGGCCTCCGCGATGGGACTCGACGCCGACGAGTACCGCAACGAGTGGGTGGCCGACTCCGGCTGGACGGGGATTGCGGAGGTGACCGCCGTCGATGATCAGGTCGCGGAGCTCTACGACGGCGAGCGGGTCGAGTTGGACGAGGCCGAGGAGCTTCCGACCAACACCGGTCTGGTGATCCAGTCCGGGCAGGGCTCCGCCCTGGGCCGGGTGAAGCAGGACGCCTCCTCCAAGAAGTACGTGCAGGTGGCCCGCGGAGACCGTGAGGTCTTCGGGCTGCATGGCCGCTCGGCGGAGCAGCGCCTGGCGATCGACATGCTGATGGACCGGGAGATCGGAATCGTGTCGATGGGCGGACGGGCCGGAACCGGCAAGTCCGCGCTGGCGCTGTGCGCAGGGCTCGAGGCGGTCCTGGAGCGCGGGGAGCACAGGAGGATCGTGGTGTTCCGGCCGCTGTACGCCGTCGGGGGCCAGGATCTGGGCTACCTGCCGGGCACTGAGGCGGAGAAGATGAACCCGTGGGGGCAGGCTGTCTATGACACGCTCAGCGCCCTGGTCTCCGAGAATGTGCTGGAGGAGGTCATGGCGCGCGGGCTGCTGGAGGTGCTGCCGCTGACCCACATCCGAGGCCGCTCGCTGCACGACGCCTGGGTGATCGTGGATGAGGCCCAGTCCTTGGAGAAGAACGTGCTGCTGACGGTGATGTCCCGGATGGGCCAGAACTCCAAGATCGTCCTCACCCACGACGTCGCCCAGCGCGACAATCTGAGGGTGGGACGGCACGACGGCATCGCCGCGGTGGTGGAGATTCTCAAGGGCAACCCGCTCTTCGGCCACATCACTCTCACCCGCTCTGAGCGCAGCCGCATCGCCGCTCTGGTCACCGAGCTCCTCGAAGAGGGCTGA
- the uppS gene encoding polyprenyl diphosphate synthase: protein MKLPQSGPRQGLKHLAYSLYERRLLADLRDGRTPQHIGVVVDGNRRWAKLAGAKTAEGHLAGAQRIVEFIEWCAELRIPTVTLYMLSTDNMSRSAKELDQLMRIISDLLDRLAESRPGGRPVRVHPVGQPELLPEPLAEKLWDVTTATGAIPRITPDGEPAEDPCVHVNVAVGYGGRQEITDAVKDLLRDAAKNEKALTEVAEQLTPEQIGEWLYTRGQPDPDLIIRTSGEQRLSGFLMWQSAYSEFYFAEALWPDFRRVDFLRALRDYARRQRRFGS from the coding sequence GTGAAGCTTCCGCAGTCAGGGCCCCGGCAGGGCCTGAAGCACCTGGCCTACTCGTTGTACGAGCGGCGGCTGCTCGCCGATCTGCGCGACGGCCGCACCCCCCAGCACATCGGCGTGGTGGTGGACGGCAACCGCCGCTGGGCCAAGCTCGCCGGCGCCAAGACAGCTGAGGGGCATCTGGCTGGGGCGCAGAGGATCGTGGAGTTCATCGAATGGTGCGCCGAGCTGCGCATCCCCACCGTGACCCTCTACATGCTCTCCACGGACAACATGAGCCGCTCCGCGAAGGAGCTGGACCAGCTGATGCGGATCATCAGCGACCTTCTCGACCGGCTCGCCGAATCCCGGCCCGGCGGCCGGCCCGTCCGCGTGCACCCCGTGGGTCAGCCGGAGCTGCTGCCCGAGCCCCTGGCGGAGAAGCTCTGGGACGTCACCACCGCAACCGGCGCCATCCCACGCATCACCCCGGACGGTGAGCCCGCCGAGGACCCCTGTGTGCACGTGAATGTGGCCGTGGGCTACGGCGGCCGGCAGGAGATCACCGATGCGGTCAAAGACCTGCTGCGCGACGCGGCCAAGAATGAGAAGGCCCTCACTGAGGTCGCCGAGCAGCTCACCCCCGAGCAGATCGGCGAGTGGCTCTACACCCGTGGTCAGCCCGATCCCGACCTGATCATCCGCACCTCCGGCGAGCAGCGGCTCTCCGGTTTCCTGATGTGGCAGTCGGCCTACTCCGAGTTCTACTTCGCAGAGGCGCTCTGGCCCGACTTCCGCCGTGTGGACTTCCTCCGCGCCCTCCGCGACTACGCCCGCCGGCAGCGCCGCTTCGGCAGCTGA